Proteins encoded within one genomic window of Triticum aestivum cultivar Chinese Spring chromosome 2D, IWGSC CS RefSeq v2.1, whole genome shotgun sequence:
- the LOC123053289 gene encoding uncharacterized protein produces the protein MESESGMGTEGESGKEQDLLLDLGRKLGKMEIELGKWTEQASGKEQETVRDLKKRHRKLSKNRRYLLQDIVSGKFKELYSDSGRNRVMGIFREAEELDKELMIIKEKEKEKEKQETVVDSGEEEMGRDSAQHQSLMEEIISVERERKDLLGSLTPTFSLWKEIDSQTTWTIATTESATFSRDNNENPLADYFNLILQGMEDLGHRMLSTLYFLNKSDDSVCSYKATELCNAATKLNMHIKGFSMKPEPEPEPEPEPEEQPGQIDLSSLFRKYCRFPDNYNNTLARLDMEEHEENKCEDVHVKKTKEEEDKEKDVSSKEYLKKRMDIEQQFLANHRKSWENVWGSRIGRCGGFMDTTILSPMQFTHHTPGSIFSPAAITGSTLQIYSIKIQSIKGLNWPLRVYGEVAARDTVDRNRNILFSRSRFDYQELNGCTCYRRGLAF, from the exons ATGGAAAGCGAGTCCGGTATGGGGACGGAGGGGGAATCCGGCAAGGAGCAGGATTTGCTGTTGGATCTGGGGAGGAAACTCGGGAAGATGGAAATCGAGTTAGGGAAGTGGACGGAGCAGGCTTCCGGCAAGGAGCAGGAGACGGTGCGGGATCTGAAGAAGAGGCACAGGAAACTCAGTAAGAATCGTAGGTACCTCTTGCAAGATATCGTCTCAGGGAAGTTTAAGGAATTGTATTCCGATTCCGGCCGCAACAGGGTAATGGGGATTTTCAGGGAAGCCGAGGAGCTGGACAAGGAGTTGATGATTattaaggagaaggagaaggagaaggagaagcaggagACGGTGGTGGATTCCGGCGAGGAGGAGATGGGCAGGGATTCGGCGCAGCACCAGTCCCTGATGGAGGAGATCATATCCGTGGAGAGGGAGCGCAAAGACCTGCTTGGCTCACTTACTCCTACCTTTTCTCTCTGGAAAGAGATTGATTCTCAAACAACCTGGACGATCGCCACAACGGAGTCTGCTACTTTTTCTAGGGACAACAATGAGAATCCACTTGCAGACTACTTCAACCTGATCCTCCAAGGTATGGAGGACCTGGGTCATCGGATGCTTTCTACATTATATTTTCTCAACAAATCCGATGACTCCGTCTGCTCCTACAAGGCCACCGAATTGTGCAATGCAGCAACCAAACTGAATATGCACATCAAGGGATTCAGCATGAAGCCGGAGCCAGAGCCAGAGCCAGAGCCAGAGCCAGAGGAGCAGCCGGGGCAGATCGATTTGTCGAGTCTTTTCAGAAAATATTGTCGATTTCCTGATAATTACAACAACACCTTGGCCCGGTTAGATATGGAGGAGCATGAGGAGAACAAATGTGAGGATGTtcatgtgaagaagaccaaggaagaggaggacaaggagaaggacgtATCCTCAAAGGAGTATCTCAAGAAAAGGATGGACATCGAGCAACAATTTTTAGCCAATCATCGAAAATCCTGGGAAAATGTGTGGGGCAGCAGGATTGGACGGTGCGGTGGATTTATGGATACAA CCATATTGAGCCCTATGCAATTTACACATCACACACCTGGTAGCATCTTTTCCCCTGCTGCCATCACCGGTAGTACCTTGCAAATCTATTCAATCAAGATACAGAGTATAAAAGGCTTGAACTGGCCACTCAGAGTGTATGGCGAGGTTGCTGCTCGAGACACTGTGGACCGCAACCGCAACATTCTATTTTCTCGGTCAAGGTTTGACTACCAAGAACTCAATGGATGTACATGTTACCGAAGGGGATTGGCCTTTTAA